AGAAGTTGGTTTGTAATTGAGTTGATTTGTATAGTTGGTTTAATAAAACTTCAGGAATAATATCACGTTTAGTTTCGATTACAATACGAATTCCATCACGGTTTGATTCATCTCTTAAATCAGCAATTCCTTGGATTTGTTCAGTCTTAACAAGTTCTGCAATCTTATTAATCAGATTAGCCTTATTAACCATATAAGGAATCTCAGTAATAATAATATTGTGCTTGTTATTTGATAGTTCTTCGATTTCAGATTTAGCACGAACTGAAACTGATCCACGACCAGTAGTGAAGTATTCGTTGATTCCAGATTCACCTAAGATTTCAGCAGCTGTTGGAAAGTCTGGACCCTTAACGAATTGTTTTAAGTCTTCAATTGTTGCTTCTTCATTAGTTAATAAACATTTAATCCCACCAATTAATTCACTTAAGTTATGTGGTGGAATATTGGTCGCCATCCCTACGGCAATCCCACTTGAACCATTAGCTAATAAGTTTGGAAATAACGAAGGTAATACAACTGGTTCTTTTTCACTAGCATCATAGTTATCAACAAAATCAACTGTATCTTTGTCAATGTTACGTAACATTTCAGCTGAAATTTTTGACAATCTAGCTTCTGTATAACGCATCGCAGCAGCGCTATCACCATCGATCGAACCGAAGTTACCATGACCATCAATTAGCATATAACGTAGCGAGAATGGTTGAGCCATCCGCACCATAGTTTCATAAATTGCACTGTCACCGTGAGGGTGGTATTTCCCCATAACGTGACCGACAATTTGAGCTGACTTACGGTATGGTTTATCGTGTGTTAAACCAGATGTATATGCCCCGTATAAAACACGACGGTGCACTGGTTTTAATCCATCACGTGAATCAGGTAAAGCTCTTGCCACAATAACAGACATGGCATATTCCATGAATGATGTTTCAAGTTCTTTGGTAATTGACGCTTCTTTAACGACTGTTTTATCTAACAGTTCTTTTATATTATTTTTGTCGTTGGGATTCATTGATTATCCTTCTTATATCTGATATTAGAAGTCAATATTTTTAACTAACTTAGCATTCTTTTCGATAAATTCTCGACGTGGTGAAACTTCATCACCCATTAGTAATGAGAATGTTTTATCAGCAATTGCAGCATCATTAATTGATACTTTTAATAATGTTCTGCGTTCAGGATCCATGGTTGTTTCTCATAGTTGAATATCATCCATTTCTCCAAGCCCTTTGTATCGTTGTAATTCATAACGAGCATCTGGGTTTTCTTTTTTTCATTGCTCTAATTGAGCATCTGAATAAATGTATTTATTTTGCTTACCATGACTGATACGATACAGCGGAGGTTGAGCGATATACACATGACCTTGTTCAATCAATGGATACATATGTCTGAAGAAGAATGTTAATAACAAGATACGAATATGAGCACCGTCTACGTCAGCATCGGTCATGATGATAATCTTGTTATAACGAACTTTTTCGATTGAAAATTCTGGACTAACCCCAGCACCAATTGCTGTAATTAATGTTCTAATTTCTTCGTTTTTAAAGATCTTTTCATGGTTGGCTTTTTCAACATTTAAAACCTTTCCACGAAGTGGTAAGATTGCTTGATAAAAACGGTCACGACCAGATTTGGCTGAACCACCAGCTGAGTCCCCTTCGACGATGTATAGTTCAGATATTTCCATATCCTTAGTTGTGCAGTCAGCTAATTTACCTGGTAATGATGCTGATTCAAATGGAGATTTACGAGCAGACTCTAATGCAGCTTCTGAACGTTTTCTAGAAAACATTGCAGATACTGCTTTTGATGTAATAATTGAAGCTTCTTCTGGGTTTTCTAAAAAGAATCTTTCTAATACTTCTGATACTACAGTATTAGTAAATTCACGAACTTCTGTATTACCTAAACGATCTTTAGTTTGACCTTGGTATTGTGGTTCTGAGTGCTTGATTGAAATGATCGCTGTTAGACCTTCAACGATGTCTTCTCTTGAAATCTTACCATCAGTTTCTTTAATAAATTTCTTTTCAAGAGCATAACGATTAATGATCTTATATAAAGCGTTTCTAAACCCTTCTTCGTGAGTTCCACCTTGGTTGGTGTGAATATTGTTACAGAACGAATATGTTGAGTTGAAATAACCACTAGTGTATTGGAAAGCAACTTCTAATAACATTGTCACTTCTAGATTTCTCTTTGGAAGTGTTACTTTGGTTTTTTGTTCACCATAAATGATTTGGGGAATAATTGGTTCTTTTGAAGTGTTTAAATATTCAACATATTCCTTAATTCCACCTTCATATAATCATTCTTGTTTATTTTTCTTACCAGTTCTTTGGTCATCAAAAATAAACTTAATACCTTTGTTTAAGAAGGCTAGTTGCTGCATTCTTGAAGCAATGACATTTTCATCATATTCAAATTGCTCCATAACACTAAAATCAGGAACAAATTGAATTCTTGTTCCTTGTTTTTTATCATCAGTTCCAATCACTTTCAAAGCTTCAATTGGCATTCCACCATCTTTGAATTCCATGAAGTGAATATTGTGCTCACGGTTAACCCAAACTTTGAATGAAGAACTTAGAGCGTTTACTACTGAAGCACCAACCCCGTGAAGCCCCCCTGACATTGAGTAAGAATCACTATTGAACTTACCACCTGCGTGTAGGATTGTTAAAACTGTTTCTACTGTAGATTTGTTAGTCTTTTCATGAATATCAATCGGGATACCACGACCATCATCTTCAACTTCAACTAAATAATCATCACTTAGTTTTAATCTTACAGTAGTCCCATGACCAGCCATCATTTCATCAACTGAGTTATCAATAATTTCTCAGATCATGTGATGTAACCCTTTTTGGTCAGTAGAACCGATATACATACCAGGTCTTTTTCTTACAGCTTCAAGACCTTCAAGTATCGTAATATTTTCCGAGCTATATCCTTCTTTTTTTTCGTCGCTCATTACTGCTATCTCCTAGCGTAAAAACATTAAAATATAAGACATTAAAATAAGATATTACTTTTAAGCGAAAACGAGGTTCATTTAAAAGTAATTCTTCATATTGTTATCCGTCTTATTTTAACGATAAAAATATTATATAACGAACTAAAAATATGCTTAGTTAAATAATCGTTATATAACGCAGTTATATTATATCATACAAGGGTTTTAATTATTGAACTGGTAAGTCTTATAATTAAAGATTTTGGTGTTAGGATTTTTGTTTGTTTCGCTTGGTACTAAAAACCACAAACTAACCTTTTCATTGTTCAGAATACTTGAAAAGATTTTTAAGCGTTTTTCTACCTTTTTAACAACTTTAAAATGAATGATTAAATCACCCTGTCAACCTAGCGCAACATTACCTTTACCAAAGAACTCTGAAACATCGCCAGTTTTGGTATTTTGAGGAATCATGAAAGCATAGTTTCTTAATTCTTCATGTCAGATTTCAAAGCTACGATTTCGATTGATAACTTTGATCTTGATCGGAATATTAATAACTTTTTGTGTATCAATTTCTTCTTGGCTTACTTCTAGGATTGCTTCAATGTTGAAATATTTTTTAAGTGCCAATCATGAAGAAAAATCATAACGATATTTTAAGTAGTCAATTAATTCGTTTTTAGAAATATCATACTTAACAACATCACTTCGTTGCATCAATCTGGTTACTAAATTATTAGGCAAACTAAAGCTATTATCTAGTTCAAAAAAAGCACAAGAAATATCGTAATCTAAAAATGCTCCTAATCCATCAATTGAGATATTTTCAAACTTCTTAAATTTGTAATAATCGTCGTAGTAATAATTTGATGGATTAAAGTCTCATTGCTGAGTTAAGCTTACATTTTTAGTAAAGTTTTCATGTCAAATCTCAGCCCCTGAATATTCATAAGTCATTCCATCAGAATAAAACTCAAAAGTTTTAGAGTTTTCATTTTGAAGCATTAAATCGTATTTTAAGCGTTGTTCTTCGTCTGAAAGAATTGAATAAGCGTTGTTGATTTGAACGAATTTGTCATGACCATCTTTATTAACGTCTGGATGGTATTTCTTAGCCAACTTTTTATATGAAGCTTTAATTTCACTTAATGTTGCGTTTTCACTAACTTCCAACAATTCGTATAGTGTCATATTCTAGTTTGTTTTCTAGTTTGTTGATGAAGGTGCTAAAACCTGTATAAACTTAAGTTTAAATTTTTCATTATTTTTTTCAAAGACTTTAAGAATACAACCTGAAATAGCAGATTGAATTAAAAGTTCAAAAACAATGTCCTTAGCTTCAAAAGATTTAATATGTTCTTGAAGATAAAACGGATTAAGGTTAATGTCTTTGTTTTCACCCTCAAATTCATTAATATCCATTTCTGAATTATATGAAGCAATTTCAATTGAGTTACTGCTAATCTTTAATGAGTTCTTTAAAATTTCAAAATTAGCATCAGCATTGTTCTTACCTTGATCAGATAATGAAAGCACACCTGTTAGTGAATGAAGATTGTTAATCAACAATTCTCGATCAACTACAAAGCTACAAGCAATCTCATTGATGTTAAGAATTTTTTGGAACTCTGGGAATGGTTCATTTTCAACTCTTAGATAAAGAGTGAATCTATCGTTGGTTAAAACAACCTTATCACTTTTGCTATTAATCTTTAAAAGCAATTGATCTTTTTCTTTCAAGAATGAAGCCACATAAGAAAGTGATGAAGCATTAATAGAAAAATTAAATTTAGTATCTAATGCATCTTCTGTTTCACCAACTTCGTAATAACAGCTTGATAATTTGATTGCATCAGATCCTGTTATTCAAATATTCTTGTCACCAGCTTCTTTTTGAAAGTTAATAGAAGAACTAATTGAATTTTTAACAGTTTGGATTGAAGTTGAGTGAATCACTTTTTTAATACTTTTAGCAAATAAGAAGCTATTCACATCAACTACACTGAAATTACTATCATCAATTTCAATATCAGGATACATAACCCCTTCTTCTAGGTTTAATGAAGTTTGCATCTTGCCAGCTTTAATAACTAACAGATTATCAACTTTCATGAAGGTAATGTTTTCAGAAATAATTGATTGAACGATTGTTGTTAGTTTTTTAGCATTAACAATGAACTCGCCATCTTCTTCAACATCAATGTCGTCTTTGATTCTGTAAATCGAAGACACCTGGCCATTACTAGAATAAATCTTGCAACCTTCGTTATCTACTTTGATCAGTAAATTCTTAAGCACGAAATCTAAATTGTTCTCTGATGAGAAGTTACTTGAGAATTTAATTGCTTCTAAAAAAGAATTTTTGTTTGTAAAAAATTTCATTAGTTTTTGTTCTATCTTTTAAATTGTAATTATTTGAACTGTGAATTGTGGATAAAATTGCGAATAAGTTAATTAATTTTAATCCTTTGAAAATCTACATTAAAATATTTATATTTTAATGTAATTATACTAGCATTTTTTTGAAAAATCAAGTATTATATATAAGGACTTTAAGAGATTATTTAACTATATTACTATGTAATATAGTTATACACTAATTTTTAGTAAAAGTTAATAAAAAATGTGGAAAACTTTAACTAAATTTCACAAAATCAAGCATTTTTCAAGTTTATAAAACTTAAATTTACTAGTTTTAAAGGTTTTTAAAGCTTGACAGTTTCTTTTTAACTAAAATTACTAAAACAATATCAATATTGTAATAATATTGTTAATATTAATATTTATTTAATATTTTTTTAATATTGTTTATTTTTACGGTAGTTAATTTAAAAATTAACGAAAATTAAGATTAAAAATAATTAGTTATTTAACATAAAAAAATATATCTAAAAATATATCATCAAACATATTAATAACTATACAATTGAATATAAAATTGTTTATTAAGAAGAATTAACAATCAAACAATATTATTACAATATTGTTATTTAGCTGTTCTAAATAAGAAAAAGAAAATAATAGTTTAATCAATGAGTATTAATAATCGTTAAACTCTTTAAATTAATTTAACAGCTATTAAGTAAAAAAGCTATGTGGCTTATATGATTACAATATTAATTTAATATTGTTTATTTTCCTTTATTTAAAAGCAATATCATTACAATATTAATATATTTAAAAGATATTTAGCACAATAATATTGTTAATAATATTACTATAATATTAATTTAATATTGCTTATAAAATAAACAATATTGTTATGAAAAGATAAATCATTTGTTTTGAACAATATAGCTTAAATTAAGCATATTACACTATATAAGCAATTAAAGCCCTATGAGGCTAATAAATCGTAAGAATAATAGAAAGTATTGTTTGATTTAATGATAAGCCTTAAAACAGGTATTAAACTAGTTCCTATCATTTATAAGGAACAATATTGTTGTAATTAAATAACAATATTGTTTGAATAGTGTTAAACAAAGAATAATATTATTCTTAATATCAATACAATATTATTTTAATATTACTTATTTAAAATAGATTAAATGCTTTGTTATTAAACAATATTGTAGCAATATTATCTTATTAATCATTGATGTAATTAATGACAATTAAATAATGTTTCTTATTAATAATTAGTTAACAATATTATTAAAGTATTATTTGATTTATAAGAATATAAAAATAATATTATGAACAATATCATTACAATATTATTTAAATATTGTTTTAGTATTCATATTAGATTAAAAGCTTCAATATTAATTAGTAATAAACAATATTGTAATAATATTGTTAATGACATTTATATGAATTCGTTAGATATTGATATTTAAATAATATTATTACAATATTGTTTAAGTTTTAAGTATAAAGGACATATTTATTAACAATATTATTGAAACATCATAAGTTCTTAATACTAAGACAATATTATTTGAATAACAACAATATTAGAACAATATTAGATCTATTTTTTAATAATATTATTTTAATATTGCTTTAAAATAAAGAGTTTGCTTAATATATCTATTAAAAACAATATTATTAAGATATTCTTTAAGTTAAATAAAGATTTATTAATTATGAAGTGATATTAAATAATATCTTATTAGCATAATGCTTTAATATTCCTTGCATTAAAAGATATTATTAAAGCTTATAAAAATTAAATAAAGGTTTTTTGATTAACAATATTATTACAATATTCTTAAAGAGATCATATTTAAATAGATATAAATATTAATTAACTAATTATTGTTTATTTAGATATTAAATAATGATTAATATTTAAATAAAAGCGGTTAAATAAACAATATTTTAATAATATTAATTTAATATTACTTATTAAATAAATACTTTAACTATAAAGTGTATATTTTATATAGATGATACTATCAGCAATAACTAAAAATGAATAAGGGATATTAATATTGTTATTTATTAATGAGTATTTAAGACAATATTGTTGAGATATTAATATAATATTGTTTTAATATTGTTTAAAAATAAAGAATTTTATATGTATTTATTAAAAAAATCTTTAATTTTAAACAATATTGTAATAATATTACTTGTTTTATAAGTATTTTAAGGCATTTATACAGTGTAACTTAGTAAGTATTTTTATTTTTGAACAATTTTTAAATAGCAAGTTTTAATAAACAATAAATCCTGTATGTTTATTCTTTTTTATTTTTCTATTTTTCAAACAAAGAATTTTAATTACTATGGTTTTTGAATTTATTAATTATTTTTTTAATATTTTTTATTACAAAACATATCAAAAAACATATCAGATAAATTAACAATAATATTATTTAAATATTGTTATTTTTAGAAAATAATAATATTGTTAAAAAAACCGTTATTTTAATAATATTATTGCTATTTTTATATTTAATAAATTAATTAGATTAAATATTTAAAAGAATATAAGCAAATTAATAGTTAATATTAATTTAATATTAATATTGTATTGTTATAATATTATTAGCGTTAGATTATGGTCATTTCATTTGTTAATAATAAAGGTGGTGTTTTGAAAACCACTCTTGCTACTAATATCTGTGCTGTCTTTTCTAAATTTTTCCCTAAACGTAAATCTATTATTGTGGATTTAGATGGACAAGGAAATGTGTCGGCAACTTTTGGTCAACACCCAGAAAGACTTACAAATACAATAATTGATATATTAGAAGGACAAATAGATATAGAAGATTGTGTCCTTAATGTATTTCCAGGAATTGACATCTTACCTTCAAACCATGCTTTAAGTTTTGTGGATCAAGATGTAGCTCAAAAGAAATATAAGGCTGAACATATCTTGCAACTTATCTTAAAGTTAGAACAAATTTATGATTTTGTTTTCTTAGATACACCACCAGCAATGTCTACAATGGTATCGGTTGCTATGCGTGCTTCAGATATGATTGTTATTCCTTTTGAACCAGATCAATATTCAATTCTTGGTTTGTTAAGAATTATCGATACTGTCGAAATTTTTAGAGAAAACAACGAATACTTAAAAGTTTTAGTTGTTCCAACTAAAGTAAATTCAAGAACAAGATTACATAACGATGTTTTAAGTATTGTAAAAACTAAGGTTAATAAAAAAGATATACCTTTAAGTAAAAATGTTGTTTCATTTACGAC
The Mycoplasma sp. E35C DNA segment above includes these coding regions:
- a CDS encoding J domain-containing protein — its product is MTLYELLEVSENATLSEIKASYKKLAKKYHPDVNKDGHDKFVQINNAYSILSDEEQRLKYDLMLQNENSKTFEFYSDGMTYEYSGAEIWHENFTKNVSLTQQWDFNPSNYYYDDYYKFKKFENISIDGLGAFLDYDISCAFFELDNSFSLPNNLVTRLMQRSDVVKYDISKNELIDYLKYRYDFSSWLALKKYFNIEAILEVSQEEIDTQKVINIPIKIKVINRNRSFEIWHEELRNYAFMIPQNTKTGDVSEFFGKGNVALGWQGDLIIHFKVVKKVEKRLKIFSSILNNEKVSLWFLVPSETNKNPNTKIFNYKTYQFNN
- the gyrB gene encoding DNA topoisomerase (ATP-hydrolyzing) subunit B codes for the protein MSDEKKEGYSSENITILEGLEAVRKRPGMYIGSTDQKGLHHMIWEIIDNSVDEMMAGHGTTVRLKLSDDYLVEVEDDGRGIPIDIHEKTNKSTVETVLTILHAGGKFNSDSYSMSGGLHGVGASVVNALSSSFKVWVNREHNIHFMEFKDGGMPIEALKVIGTDDKKQGTRIQFVPDFSVMEQFEYDENVIASRMQQLAFLNKGIKFIFDDQRTGKKNKQEWLYEGGIKEYVEYLNTSKEPIIPQIIYGEQKTKVTLPKRNLEVTMLLEVAFQYTSGYFNSTYSFCNNIHTNQGGTHEEGFRNALYKIINRYALEKKFIKETDGKISREDIVEGLTAIISIKHSEPQYQGQTKDRLGNTEVREFTNTVVSEVLERFFLENPEEASIITSKAVSAMFSRKRSEAALESARKSPFESASLPGKLADCTTKDMEISELYIVEGDSAGGSAKSGRDRFYQAILPLRGKVLNVEKANHEKIFKNEEIRTLITAIGAGVSPEFSIEKVRYNKIIIMTDADVDGAHIRILLLTFFFRHMYPLIEQGHVYIAQPPLYRISHGKQNKYIYSDAQLEQWKKENPDARYELQRYKGLGEMDDIQLWETTMDPERRTLLKVSINDAAIADKTFSLLMGDEVSPRREFIEKNAKLVKNIDF
- a CDS encoding DNA polymerase III subunit beta translates to MKFFTNKNSFLEAIKFSSNFSSENNLDFVLKNLLIKVDNEGCKIYSSNGQVSSIYRIKDDIDVEEDGEFIVNAKKLTTIVQSIISENITFMKVDNLLVIKAGKMQTSLNLEEGVMYPDIEIDDSNFSVVDVNSFLFAKSIKKVIHSTSIQTVKNSISSSINFQKEAGDKNIWITGSDAIKLSSCYYEVGETEDALDTKFNFSINASSLSYVASFLKEKDQLLLKINSKSDKVVLTNDRFTLYLRVENEPFPEFQKILNINEIACSFVVDRELLINNLHSLTGVLSLSDQGKNNADANFEILKNSLKISSNSIEIASYNSEMDINEFEGENKDINLNPFYLQEHIKSFEAKDIVFELLIQSAISGCILKVFEKNNEKFKLKFIQVLAPSSTN
- a CDS encoding ParA family protein, with the translated sequence MVISFVNNKGGVLKTTLATNICAVFSKFFPKRKSIIVDLDGQGNVSATFGQHPERLTNTIIDILEGQIDIEDCVLNVFPGIDILPSNHALSFVDQDVAQKKYKAEHILQLILKLEQIYDFVFLDTPPAMSTMVSVAMRASDMIVIPFEPDQYSILGLLRIIDTVEIFRENNEYLKVLVVPTKVNSRTRLHNDVLSIVKTKVNKKDIPLSKNVVSFTTKSSASVGYEKLPIVLINQKTKYQQEYVEITKEIINILMERDKENG